ATACGTCGACGAAATCATTCGTCACTCGCGGCGGGAACGGGAGAAAAACGCGAAAAGGAGGATCAACAAACTGGCGAGCGGAAAACCGACCGACAAGACCAGAATTTAGATGCGTTTGCCCTGCCCCTTGCGCCGATTGACAAGGCTGCGGCTTTCCGTCCACATTACGGCGCTTTTTTCCACCACCCCGCGGCAAGTCGACGCGCGCCGTCGTCGTTTTTTTGGGGGACGAGGCTTGAACCTCAGCGCGTTTCGGACCGAACCGCGATTTCGCAGGATTCGGATCGCGGCCATGGTCGTCGCGATCTTCGTCGTGCTCGAAATCGCCGTTCGCCTGTTTTTCTCGCGTCCGGGCATCGTCGTCCGTAACGAGGAAAACAACCCGCAGGCGATGCCGTACCTGCTGGACCAGTACGAGAACCACAAGGGCCTCAAGGTCGCGTGCATCGGCAGCTCGGTCATGCAGGGCTACCTGAACTCGTGGGACGACCGCGCGTTCCCGGCGATGGCCGAAAAAATTCTGCGCAAAAAGTATGGCTACAAGAACCTCAAGACATTCAATTTCGCGACCGCCGGCAACACCTTCGGCGACCACCTGTGCGTGCTGAACCGCGTGCTCAAAGACGATCCCGACCTGATCGTCCACGCGGTCCATTTCAAGCTGTTCTCGTCGTTTCGGCCCACGCCCATCGCCCGCACCGACAACGCGTACTACCTGCTCGGCCATCCCGAGCTGGCGGCCTATCTGCAGCGCTTCAACATTTCGACGCGCGACTGGGTCAAGATCTACCTGAGCGGCAAGGTCGGCGACGCCTGGCACACCTACGGCTACCGCGACCTCATGTCGCTGCTGATGTTCGGGACGAAAAAGGTCCCGCAGAAAGAGATCGCCGACGCCTTCCACGAGCTGTTCGGCTTCGTGTCGCAGGAAGCCATGCTGGCCCGGCTGAACACACCGGAGGAGCACAATCAGGAGTACCTGTGGAAGTTGCTTCCCCAGGTTCTGGTGGCCAAGCACTTCGAGATCTGCGGCAACTTCGACTTCACCGACAACAACCCGAGCTG
The window above is part of the Deltaproteobacteria bacterium genome. Proteins encoded here:
- a CDS encoding SGNH/GDSL hydrolase family protein — its product is MVVAIFVVLEIAVRLFFSRPGIVVRNEENNPQAMPYLLDQYENHKGLKVACIGSSVMQGYLNSWDDRAFPAMAEKILRKKYGYKNLKTFNFATAGNTFGDHLCVLNRVLKDDPDLIVHAVHFKLFSSFRPTPIARTDNAYYLLGHPELAAYLQRFNISTRDWVKIYLSGKVGDAWHTYGYRDLMSLLMFGTKKVPQKEIADAFHELFGFVSQEAMLARLNTPEEHNQEYLWKLLPQVLVAKHFEICGNFDFTDNNPSWVSFNDGAKLAALHDQSVMYYMTPINRPFVEEMNFFNWERVVPVMKERVYQVTRQYDHQILDYTQAVDPAYFSDTDHINMAGHKQVASRLAKDIDRRLTSRKHRAAKEK